The genomic region ACCGCCAAGATTGACCGGGTACTGATTTCTGATCAAAAGGAAAAAGGGCCAGTCGCTTAAGATGCGGTTCCACATTGCAGGAAACAGTGGTATAATTGAACTGGGTTAATCAAAACGCGCAGTTGTTTCGCATATTCAGGAAGGGGGGCTCGAAATGAATAACAGGCAATCAATCCTCCTCGTTGACGATGACCAGGAATTCCGGAAGGCAATGAAAAAGATGTTCGAAAAGTCCGGCTATGATGTGACTGTCGCCGCCGACGGGCAGGAGGCGCTGGTTGCCCTATCGGGAAAATCCTTCGACCTGATCATATCGGACTTGCGAATGCCTAATCTGAACGGCATGGAACTGATGGAAGAATTGAAACGGCGCAAGATAAACCTGCCGGTCATCTTTATCACGGCCTATGGTGAAGTTGAATCGTACATGGACCTTATGAATTTGGGAGCTTTCGAATATATTAATAAGCCGGTAAAGGGACATGAGATCCTGGGGGTCGTGCGAAAGGCGCTGGAATCCGCAAGTCCATCCGATAGGATTTAAACGTCGGAGACTTTTCCTCCATCCACATTGCAAGTCGTCCTGGCCAAGTGTCTTCCAGACAAACAGCGGGTCCCGCCGCCCCAAGATTTCTCTGGATTGCCGCTGTTACGACCAATCGCCGAATTGACAGAAGCATTGACGAGCACCTATACTGTTACATAGGCACGTGTGCAGAACCAAGAAGATGAAGTGGCATAAATCTCTCATATTCAAAATCCTCCTCTGCTGTTTCATTTTGACGTTTTGCCTCGTTGGAAGTATCTTTGGCGTCCTCTACCGTTACCAGCAGAGCATTCTTTCGGAGATGGATGAGAAAAGCTCCGAAATACTGCGAGGAATTCAGGTCCAACTGACAAACCTGGAGGACGCAAGAACCCCAAGTGAAATCCTGCACAACCGTCTTTCCGATTTGAAGTCTCGACATGGAGTCGATGCGATTATTGTATATGATTCGGAAAAACAGGTGGTTTCAAGCACTGATTCGGACCAGATGCCCGTTCTTGAATTTGGGATTCCGGAGCGCGCACAAGTGGTTGTGGTAGAACCAACGGAGGGAAGAAAAATAACGGCATATTTTCAAACCTTTCCGTTGATGGTAGGATCCAATCCTGTAGGGTATGTCCGGATCGCTCTCGCCATCGCTCCGCAAACTCACCTCGTGAAAGCCCTCCAGAGCAAGACCCTCATTACGCTGGTGCTTCTGTTTGTTGGAACGATAATCGTCCTTTGCTCCTTGATTTTTAAAATTCTCCGGCCGCTCCAGACCATGGCGCGAACCTGCCAGGAAATAAGTGAAGGTAACCTTCACGAACTCGACATTCGACCGAATGCGAGCGAAGTCCTCGTGCTGGAAATGAAGTTCAACGAGATGGTTGAGGCCCTGAAGGTGAAGGCGAAAATGGAGCAAAAGCTCGCCCAGACTCAGCGCCTGTGCGCCATCGGGAACCTGGCAGCCGGGATTGCCCATGAAATCGGGAATCCTCTGAATGGTATCAAGCTTACCGTTTCGCATGTCAAGGACTTGTTTTCCGCGCGCGAACTGAGTGACGAATCTTTTCATAAATACACAGATACGATTATTAAAGAAGTAAACCGGCTGGATGGGATTGTTCGTGATTTCCTGATGTTTGCAAAAGAGCGAGAGCTTGCGCTGCAGCCTTATCGGATCGACAAACTGCTCCACGAGACCGTCCGCTTGATCGAGAAAGACGCCTCCAAGAGGGGCATCCGCATCGAAACGGATATTCAGGCGATCAGCCGAGAGGCGCTCATAGACCCGCAACTCCTGAAAAGTGCTTTACTTAATATCATCATCAACGCGATGGACGCGTCAGACGGCAGCGGAAAAATCAGGCTTGTCTCGACGGATTCCTGCGATACATGCAGGATAGAGGTGATCGATCAAGGCGTAGGTATCCCCGCCGAGATACTGAGCCGAATATTCGATCCATATTTTTCCACCAAGTCTTCAGGAACCGGATTGGGGCTCTCGCTGACCAAAATGATTATCGAGAAACATGACGGCGATATTTCCATCGAGAGCACCGTGGGAAAAGGGACCAAGGTTATTATCACCCTGCCGATGAAAGGAATGTGACGTGCCCGCAAGAATCCTCGTGGTGGACGACGAAGACGCGCAACGCCAGATAATTGCGGATGTCCTCTCTCATGCCCATTATGATGTCGTCCAGGCAAGCGGCTCATCCGAGGCCGCTGGATGCCTGGAGCGCGAAGAGCTTGACATAGTCATTACTGACCTCAAGATGCAGGACGGTACCGGCCTGGATGTCCTGAGCGAAGTCAAGCGCACCTCCCCAGAGACCGAAGTCATTGTCATGACGGCGTACGGTTCCATCGAGAGCGCCGTCGAGGCGATGCGGGAAGGCGCCTATGATTACATCACAAAACCATTCAATAAGGATGCGCTCCTCGTCTCGGTCAGGAGAGCGCTCGAACATCGAGACTTGCGCGAGGAGAATCTGCAGTTGCGGGAACTGGTCAAAACCCGGTTCACGACCGGCAATATTGTCGGAGCAGGCAAAAAGATGCAGCGGCTCTTTCGCCTGATGGAGAAATCGATTCCGGTCAACAGCACGGTGTTGATCCAGGGCGAGAGCGGAACGGGGAAAGAGCTGGTGGCCCGGAGCATCCATTTCGACGGCCCGCGCAAGGATAAGCCCTTTGTCGCGGTTAATTGCGCAGCCGTACCGGAGAACCTGATTGAGAGCGAACTGTTCGGACACGAGAAGGGCGCTTTTACCGGGGCGGTCCAGACGAAGAAAGGAAAATTCGAGATCTCTCACGAGGGCACGATTTTTCTGGACGAAATTGGTGACATGTCTCTGGATCTGCAGGCGAAACTCCTGCGGGTTCTCCAAGAGATGAAGATTGAACGAGTCGGAGGAACCGATTTGATTCCCATCGATGTCCGCGTGATCGCCGCAACGAATAAGAATCTGGAACAGGAGGTCCAGAAAGGAAATTTCCGGGAAGACCTCTTCTTCCGCCTCAACGTCATCGTGATTGAAATACCCCCGCTCCGCGAACGACAAGAGGATATCCCTCTGCTCATCGACCACTTCAAAAAGAAACTTTCCCATGAATTTCAGCGGCCTTATCCGGCCATTGATCCCGCCGTTATTGACCGCTTTATGACATACCACTGGCCGGGCAATGTACGCGAACTTGAAAACACGCTTGAGCGTCTGCTCGTGCTTACCGACAAGAATAAGGTCGACGTCTCGGATTTGCCGCGTAATCTTGCCTATCCGCAGGTCGTCTGCGCACAGGAGCTTGACGGCATCTGTCTGCCCG from Candidatus Abyssobacteria bacterium SURF_5 harbors:
- a CDS encoding response regulator is translated as MNNRQSILLVDDDQEFRKAMKKMFEKSGYDVTVAADGQEALVALSGKSFDLIISDLRMPNLNGMELMEELKRRKINLPVIFITAYGEVESYMDLMNLGAFEYINKPVKGHEILGVVRKALESASPSDRI
- a CDS encoding sensor histidine kinase, with product MKWHKSLIFKILLCCFILTFCLVGSIFGVLYRYQQSILSEMDEKSSEILRGIQVQLTNLEDARTPSEILHNRLSDLKSRHGVDAIIVYDSEKQVVSSTDSDQMPVLEFGIPERAQVVVVEPTEGRKITAYFQTFPLMVGSNPVGYVRIALAIAPQTHLVKALQSKTLITLVLLFVGTIIVLCSLIFKILRPLQTMARTCQEISEGNLHELDIRPNASEVLVLEMKFNEMVEALKVKAKMEQKLAQTQRLCAIGNLAAGIAHEIGNPLNGIKLTVSHVKDLFSARELSDESFHKYTDTIIKEVNRLDGIVRDFLMFAKERELALQPYRIDKLLHETVRLIEKDASKRGIRIETDIQAISREALIDPQLLKSALLNIIINAMDASDGSGKIRLVSTDSCDTCRIEVIDQGVGIPAEILSRIFDPYFSTKSSGTGLGLSLTKMIIEKHDGDISIESTVGKGTKVIITLPMKGM
- a CDS encoding sigma-54-dependent Fis family transcriptional regulator, producing the protein MPARILVVDDEDAQRQIIADVLSHAHYDVVQASGSSEAAGCLEREELDIVITDLKMQDGTGLDVLSEVKRTSPETEVIVMTAYGSIESAVEAMREGAYDYITKPFNKDALLVSVRRALEHRDLREENLQLRELVKTRFTTGNIVGAGKKMQRLFRLMEKSIPVNSTVLIQGESGTGKELVARSIHFDGPRKDKPFVAVNCAAVPENLIESELFGHEKGAFTGAVQTKKGKFEISHEGTIFLDEIGDMSLDLQAKLLRVLQEMKIERVGGTDLIPIDVRVIAATNKNLEQEVQKGNFREDLFFRLNVIVIEIPPLRERQEDIPLLIDHFKKKLSHEFQRPYPAIDPAVIDRFMTYHWPGNVRELENTLERLLVLTDKNKVDVSDLPRNLAYPQVVCAQELDGICLPEEGVSIDDVQKKLICEALSKTNGHILKASKLLGMTYKTLQYRIKKYGITL